From one Halosimplex rubrum genomic stretch:
- a CDS encoding HalOD1 output domain-containing protein, with translation MTASTRVPDEPPIAHISIDDDEAATDALFRAARRAHLDLDEVERLHDQIDAGALDSLLSHHRRSDADGEFTLVADLWDHTFVVRPEAVEVYP, from the coding sequence GTGACCGCATCGACCCGGGTCCCGGACGAGCCGCCGATCGCGCACATCAGTATCGACGACGACGAAGCCGCCACGGACGCGCTGTTCAGGGCCGCCCGGCGCGCCCACCTCGACCTCGACGAGGTCGAGCGGTTGCACGACCAGATAGACGCCGGTGCGCTCGACAGCCTCCTCTCGCACCACCGGCGGAGCGACGCCGACGGCGAGTTCACCCTCGTCGCCGACCTGTGGGACCACACGTTCGTCGTCCGCCCCGAGGCCGTCGAGGTCTACCCCTGA
- a CDS encoding class-III pyridoxal-phosphate-dependent aminotransferase: protein MDRDTAEPEVSSIPGERAREWVEYHHESAAPSTYVYEFVWDYTEPAEGPFCTDVDGNVLMDFTSHVAASPLGYNNPKLMERMEGFDLVDPMKIAGQDFYVASGELGDHPFPTPADLMDRLTDRSDHYGMDTVFLSNSGAEAVENAIKISYDHTGADYGITFRGAFHGRTLGALSLNRSKSVYRREFPEISKVHDVPFCDDRTCDADSCSCGFFTGEGSQLRKLLDPERGAVHPDDVAYLIIEPVQGEGGYRFPSDAFAAEIADLCEEHDLTLVADEIQSGVGRTGEFWASDHYPFDPDVIASAKGLRVGATIASEEVFPEQTSRLSSTWGAGDIVSALQGALTLDVIDDYDLMDNAVVRGRQFTEAMRDADLDPVVDVRGKGLLLAVEFDSKERRDDVQAAALQHGLLTLGCGHKTLRVLPPLDVTDREIGLGVDLLTDAIGDAA from the coding sequence ATGGACAGGGACACGGCGGAACCCGAGGTGTCGTCGATCCCCGGCGAGCGCGCCCGGGAGTGGGTCGAGTACCACCACGAGTCGGCCGCCCCGAGCACCTACGTCTACGAGTTCGTCTGGGACTACACCGAACCCGCCGAAGGACCGTTCTGCACCGACGTCGACGGCAACGTCCTCATGGACTTCACCAGCCACGTCGCCGCCTCGCCGCTCGGATACAACAACCCGAAACTGATGGAACGCATGGAGGGGTTCGACCTCGTCGACCCCATGAAGATCGCCGGCCAGGACTTCTACGTCGCCAGCGGCGAGCTGGGCGACCACCCGTTCCCGACGCCCGCGGACCTGATGGACCGGCTGACCGACCGCAGCGACCACTACGGCATGGACACCGTCTTCCTCTCGAACTCGGGAGCGGAAGCCGTCGAGAACGCCATCAAGATCTCCTACGACCACACCGGCGCCGACTACGGGATCACCTTCCGCGGCGCCTTCCACGGCCGCACCCTCGGCGCGCTCTCGCTCAACCGCTCGAAGTCCGTCTACCGCCGCGAGTTCCCCGAGATCTCGAAAGTCCACGACGTGCCCTTCTGCGACGACCGGACCTGCGACGCCGACTCCTGTTCCTGCGGGTTCTTCACCGGCGAGGGCTCCCAGTTGCGGAAACTGCTCGACCCCGAGCGCGGCGCCGTCCACCCCGACGACGTGGCGTACCTCATCATAGAACCCGTCCAGGGCGAGGGGGGCTATCGCTTCCCGAGCGACGCGTTCGCCGCGGAGATCGCCGACCTGTGCGAGGAGCACGACCTGACGCTCGTCGCCGACGAGATCCAGTCCGGCGTGGGTCGCACCGGCGAGTTCTGGGCGTCGGACCACTACCCGTTCGACCCCGACGTGATCGCGAGCGCCAAGGGGCTGCGCGTCGGCGCGACCATCGCCAGCGAGGAGGTGTTCCCCGAGCAGACCAGCCGCCTGTCCTCGACGTGGGGCGCCGGCGACATCGTCTCGGCGCTGCAGGGCGCGCTCACGCTGGACGTGATCGACGACTACGACCTGATGGACAACGCCGTCGTCCGCGGCCGGCAGTTCACGGAAGCGATGCGCGACGCCGATCTGGACCCCGTAGTCGACGTGCGTGGCAAGGGCCTCCTGCTCGCCGTCGAGTTCGACTCGAAGGAGCGACGCGACGACGTGCAGGCGGCCGCGCTCCAGCACGGACTACTGACGCTCGGCTGTGGGCACAAGACGCTGCGCGTGCTCCCCCCGCTGGACGTGACCGACCGGGAAATCGGACTGGGCGTCGACCTGTTGACCGACGCGATCGGCGACGCGGCCTGA
- a CDS encoding MgtC/SapB family protein, with amino-acid sequence MFGVAQFSSIPLDTEVLQITLAGVLGLFLGLEREWSHKSAGVRTFSLISMLGAAFTVLGSTPLVVVGGVLVIVQGTLLAVRGLLADEAEEEGLSLTTSMSMLVAYAVGTLVASAYTIEAVTVTVFSALLLVLKRELHSLAWGMSRTELRSAAEFAILAFVIYPLLPARSYEVGAGDLLVEVEPRVIWLMVVTVAAIGIVNYAIVQTYGSRGIAVTGFFGGLASSTAVVGAMLDHVEQRPAVSSYAVAAILLADAAMAARNLVIALVFTFETGLLLGAVVPLGAVIVGSVAIAGYTADWTENLEMDLESPFSLRNVLSFGGLFLVVIVAGGLAAAEFGRLGFYVTAALTGLVSSAGATTSAVILYRGGGLSGEAAVFAILLATASSIVVKAGLTFAGPDREFAVRTAVVSTVLLVAAGAVTAAATM; translated from the coding sequence GTGTTCGGAGTCGCGCAGTTCTCGTCGATCCCGCTGGACACGGAGGTCCTCCAGATCACGCTGGCGGGCGTGCTCGGCCTGTTCCTCGGGCTGGAACGGGAGTGGTCGCACAAGTCCGCCGGCGTGCGGACGTTCTCGCTGATCAGCATGCTCGGCGCGGCATTTACCGTGTTGGGGTCGACGCCGCTGGTGGTCGTCGGCGGTGTCCTCGTCATCGTCCAGGGAACGCTGCTGGCGGTGAGAGGACTGCTCGCCGACGAGGCGGAAGAGGAGGGTCTGTCGCTGACCACCTCGATGTCGATGCTGGTCGCCTACGCCGTCGGGACGCTCGTCGCCTCGGCCTACACCATCGAGGCGGTGACGGTGACGGTTTTCTCGGCGCTGTTGCTCGTGCTCAAGCGCGAGCTACACAGCCTCGCCTGGGGGATGAGCCGCACCGAACTCCGGTCGGCCGCGGAGTTCGCCATCCTCGCGTTCGTCATCTATCCGCTGCTGCCCGCCCGGAGCTACGAGGTCGGCGCCGGCGACCTGCTAGTCGAGGTCGAGCCTCGGGTCATCTGGCTGATGGTCGTCACCGTCGCCGCCATCGGCATCGTCAACTACGCCATCGTCCAGACCTACGGGAGCCGCGGCATCGCCGTCACCGGCTTCTTCGGCGGACTGGCCTCCTCGACGGCGGTCGTCGGCGCGATGCTCGACCACGTCGAGCAGCGCCCGGCGGTCAGCTCCTACGCCGTCGCGGCCATCCTGCTGGCCGACGCGGCCATGGCCGCCCGCAACCTCGTCATCGCCCTCGTGTTCACCTTCGAGACCGGGCTGTTGCTCGGCGCGGTCGTCCCGCTGGGGGCGGTGATCGTCGGGAGCGTCGCCATCGCCGGCTACACGGCCGACTGGACGGAGAATCTGGAGATGGACCTGGAGAGCCCCTTCTCGCTGCGGAACGTCCTGAGCTTCGGCGGTCTCTTCCTGGTCGTCATCGTCGCCGGCGGGCTGGCGGCCGCCGAGTTCGGCCGGCTGGGCTTCTACGTGACCGCCGCGCTGACCGGACTCGTCTCCAGCGCGGGCGCGACGACCTCCGCGGTGATCCTCTACCGCGGCGGCGGCCTCTCCGGCGAGGCCGCCGTCTTCGCCATCCTCCTCGCCACGGCCTCCAGCATCGTCGTCAAGGCCGGACTCACCTTCGCCGGCCCCGACCGGGAGTTCGCCGTCAGGACCGCGGTCGTCAGCACCGTCCTGCTGGTCGCCGCCGGAGCCGTCACGGCCGCGGCGACGATGTGA
- a CDS encoding AI-2E family transporter codes for MVEFEFNPDWGRIGWTAVGAVLGLALLWVFYSFVGTFVFALFIYYSTRRVHGAIRDRVGQRSVSAALALVALALPAVLLLLYATAIGVQELQEFAGATDLGEYIAIADPYVNVTQAVENPRGVFEGAGGMDLVGPVLSQGTSYLGFLGTGLLHLFVIFAVAFYLLRDDRRLADWVAGFDDDGPTVFEEFAREVDDSLEMIFAGNILNAVVTATVGAITYSVLNVFAPPEVAVPYAALVGLLTGIASLIPVVGMKLVYVPVTLSLAATAFSEGTGWVFVGAFAVVSFVVVDVIPDLLVRPYVTGGSLHTGSVMFAYILGPLLFGWYGLFLGPMILVFVTHFGRVVVPALLGRERPPDAGDVDGGSATGPSGGDEESALGESEAKRTSGGGAAADSDAGGEGADTGAGDDTSDRPRSSDG; via the coding sequence ATGGTGGAGTTCGAGTTCAACCCTGACTGGGGACGGATCGGCTGGACCGCCGTGGGAGCGGTCCTCGGTCTCGCTCTGCTGTGGGTGTTCTACTCGTTCGTGGGCACGTTCGTGTTCGCGCTGTTCATCTACTACTCCACGCGACGGGTCCACGGGGCGATTCGCGACCGGGTGGGCCAGCGGTCCGTCTCGGCCGCGCTGGCGCTGGTCGCGCTCGCGCTGCCGGCGGTGTTGCTCCTGCTGTACGCCACGGCCATCGGCGTCCAGGAGCTCCAGGAGTTCGCCGGCGCGACCGACCTGGGCGAGTACATCGCGATCGCCGACCCGTACGTGAACGTCACGCAGGCCGTCGAGAACCCGCGGGGCGTCTTCGAGGGCGCCGGCGGGATGGACCTGGTCGGGCCGGTGCTGAGCCAGGGAACCAGCTATCTGGGCTTCCTCGGGACCGGTCTCCTCCACCTGTTCGTCATCTTCGCGGTCGCCTTTTACCTGTTGCGCGACGACCGCAGGCTCGCCGACTGGGTGGCGGGGTTCGACGACGACGGTCCGACCGTCTTCGAGGAGTTCGCCCGCGAGGTCGACGACAGCCTGGAGATGATCTTCGCCGGCAACATCCTCAACGCCGTCGTCACGGCGACCGTCGGCGCGATCACCTACAGCGTCCTCAACGTCTTCGCGCCCCCCGAGGTCGCGGTCCCCTACGCCGCGCTGGTGGGGCTGCTGACCGGCATCGCCAGCCTGATCCCCGTCGTCGGGATGAAACTCGTCTACGTCCCCGTCACTCTCTCCCTCGCCGCGACCGCCTTCTCGGAGGGGACGGGCTGGGTGTTCGTCGGCGCCTTCGCCGTCGTGTCGTTCGTGGTCGTCGACGTGATCCCCGACCTGCTGGTCCGACCGTACGTCACCGGCGGGTCGCTCCACACGGGCAGCGTCATGTTCGCGTACATCCTCGGCCCGCTCCTGTTCGGCTGGTACGGCCTGTTCCTCGGCCCGATGATCCTCGTCTTCGTCACGCACTTCGGCCGGGTCGTCGTCCCCGCCCTGCTCGGCCGGGAGCGACCGCCGGACGCCGGCGACGTCGACGGCGGTTCGGCGACCGGGCCGTCGGGCGGTGACGAGGAGTCGGCGCTCGGGGAGTCGGAAGCGAAGAGAACGAGCGGGGGCGGCGCGGCGGCCGACTCGGACGCGGGCGGCGAAGGCGCCGATACCGGCGCGGGCGACGACACGTCCGACCGGCCCCGGTCGTCGGACGGCTAG
- a CDS encoding NAD-dependent epimerase/dehydratase family protein, which translates to MDVLIIGGTGLISTGIARQAVDAGHDVTAFHRGETDADLPEAVAHVHGDRNDDERLAEVAEEVDPEVVIDMVCFSPEQAESAVEAFAGVEQFVFCSTVDVYHRPLDANPATEEAARHPPVSDYGADKADCEDIFFEAGGDAFETTVIRPWSTYGEGGPVIHTMGWGTYYLDRVRTGEPIIVHGDGATLWGPCHRDDVAGAFVEAIGNETAYGEAYHVTSEEVISWNQYHEYVAEAMDAPEPELVYIPTDKLVEAVPDRTDPLVDHFQYSTVFDNSKAKRDLDFEYTVSFREGVERTIDDLRRRDAIDDADSENDGEIIAAWRDATESFVEAFDG; encoded by the coding sequence ATGGACGTTCTCATCATCGGCGGGACGGGACTGATAAGCACCGGCATCGCGCGCCAGGCGGTCGACGCGGGCCACGACGTGACCGCCTTCCACCGCGGAGAGACCGACGCCGACCTCCCCGAGGCGGTCGCGCACGTCCACGGGGACCGTAACGACGACGAGCGCCTCGCCGAGGTCGCCGAGGAAGTCGACCCCGAAGTCGTGATCGATATGGTGTGTTTCTCGCCGGAGCAGGCCGAGAGCGCCGTCGAGGCGTTCGCCGGCGTCGAGCAGTTCGTGTTCTGCTCGACGGTCGACGTGTACCACCGGCCGCTGGACGCCAACCCCGCGACGGAGGAGGCGGCCCGCCACCCGCCGGTCAGCGACTACGGCGCCGACAAGGCCGACTGCGAGGACATCTTCTTCGAGGCGGGCGGCGACGCCTTCGAGACGACCGTGATCCGCCCGTGGAGCACCTACGGCGAGGGCGGGCCGGTCATCCACACGATGGGCTGGGGCACCTACTACCTCGACCGCGTGCGGACGGGCGAGCCGATAATCGTCCACGGCGACGGCGCGACGCTGTGGGGCCCCTGTCACCGCGACGACGTGGCCGGAGCGTTCGTCGAGGCGATCGGCAACGAGACCGCCTACGGCGAGGCCTACCACGTCACCAGCGAGGAGGTCATCTCCTGGAACCAGTATCACGAGTACGTCGCCGAGGCCATGGACGCGCCCGAGCCCGAGCTGGTGTACATCCCGACGGACAAACTGGTCGAGGCCGTCCCCGACCGGACGGACCCGCTGGTCGACCACTTCCAGTACTCGACGGTGTTCGACAACAGCAAGGCCAAACGGGATCTGGACTTCGAGTACACGGTCAGCTTCCGCGAGGGCGTCGAGCGGACCATCGACGACCTGCGGCGGCGCGACGCCATCGACGACGCCGACAGCGAGAACGACGGCGAGATAATCGCGGCGTGGCGCGACGCGACCGAGTCGTTCGTCGAGGCGTTCGACGGCTGA
- a CDS encoding sugar phosphate isomerase/epimerase family protein produces MSRDYDIGVQSVVFRDFSLDDLLAELDETGVTHLELWGHHLAPDHDDATVAAGLDALDAADVSVCGYGVVDLESPDEAREHAAFADRLGADYLTVNYPPAADAITEELIQVAEAFALDIGIHNYSSVHHDDLSRVFSTIDDARGVLDRYDHDRLGLCVDTGHFLVEDVRPDEVVRDLGDRIVACHLKDTSEAEIEDVPGAGRLDVASFVDLLDDHAELTAPLVIEYELPQDRATDALREAVETVQHALDG; encoded by the coding sequence ATGTCTCGCGACTACGATATCGGCGTTCAGAGCGTCGTCTTCCGCGACTTCTCGCTCGACGACCTGCTCGCAGAACTCGACGAGACCGGCGTGACCCACCTCGAACTGTGGGGCCACCACCTCGCGCCGGACCACGACGACGCGACGGTCGCGGCGGGACTCGACGCCCTCGACGCCGCCGACGTGTCGGTCTGTGGCTACGGCGTCGTCGACCTCGAATCGCCCGACGAGGCCCGCGAGCACGCCGCCTTCGCCGACCGCCTCGGCGCGGACTACCTCACGGTCAACTACCCGCCCGCCGCCGATGCGATCACCGAGGAACTGATCCAGGTGGCCGAGGCGTTCGCCCTCGATATCGGCATCCACAACTACTCCTCGGTCCACCACGACGACCTCTCGCGGGTCTTCTCGACTATCGACGACGCCCGCGGCGTCCTCGACCGCTACGACCACGACCGCCTGGGCCTCTGCGTCGACACCGGTCACTTCCTCGTCGAGGACGTGCGCCCCGACGAGGTCGTCCGCGACTTGGGCGACCGGATCGTCGCCTGCCACCTCAAGGACACCTCCGAGGCCGAGATCGAGGACGTACCCGGCGCCGGGCGGCTCGACGTGGCCTCGTTCGTCGACCTGCTCGACGACCACGCCGAGTTGACCGCGCCGCTGGTGATCGAGTACGAACTTCCCCAGGACCGCGCGACCGACGCCCTCCGCGAGGCCGTCGAGACCGTCCAGCACGCGCTCGACGGTTGA